In Flavobacterium enshiense, the genomic stretch GAAATCCTTTTTTGGGGTTTTGATTGACAATAATCAAACTGTCTTTTTTGAAAACTTCAGTTTTTGAGTTTTGACCAAAAGAAACGAAAAAGGAAAGCAGAAAAAATAGGATAGATGTAAAACGCATATTTTTTTGGATGATAAAGGGTATTTGTTTAGAATTTCCGGTCTTTATTTCGGAGGTGGCTTTATCTTTTTCCTTGTCCATAATAATTGAATTTTTATGGGTCATTGTTTTTTCTTCCTATTGACCGTTTATCTCAAATTTACGAAAAGTTCGAGTTTTGTTTTTAATTCCAAGTCATAGGAAAACTGTGTCAACATAAATTTTTACTTAGTTTGATTTAGTATCCATTTCGTGATTTCCTCTAAAGCGACAGGGGAGAAGGTCTGTTCGATTTCGGCGTATTCGCTCGGTGATCCTGTTTTACATTCCTGAAATAAATGGTTCAGGTTTGGAAATTCCTTTACAGTTACTTTTTTGTTGCCGCCTTTTTTTAAGGAGTTCTCAATTGCTGATAAATTTACTTTTGCTGGAACCTGTAAATCCTTTTCTCCATTAACGGCTAAAACAGGGCATTTCACTATCTCTAAAGTTGTTGACGGATCAAATCTTAAGAAATATAACATCCACGGACTTGTAATCTGTTCAACCTGAACGGAAATGAATTCATCTTCACTCATTCCGCTTGGAATTTCGGCAGTCGGATCGTTTTTAAGCATTTCTTTGATAATTTGCTTTACGTCGGATTTTAGTTTTTCGTCATCTGTCGATTTAATTACCATCTCAAATATCTTCTTGTTGTTTTGATATGTTTTTTGGATGTCGGTTTCAGAAGCGCCGGCAGCTTTTCCAATTAATTCCTGTTGAAGCAATAACAATTTATCTCCCTGAATCCCGGTTCCTGCCAGTAACACAATAAAATCAACGTCTTTTGATTTTGAAGCGATCATTGGAGCAATGAGGCCTCCTTCACTATGGCCCATTAAACCGATTTTCTTTTTGTTGATTTCCTTTCTTGTCTTTAAATAGGCAATTGCGCTTTCCACATCCGTAGCAAAATCTGCTGAAGTAGCTGTTTTAAAATCGCCTTTTGATTGTCCGATACCTCTGTCGTCATACCTTAAAACAGCAATGCCGTTTTTGGTTAGATAATCCGAGATAACTAAAAAGGGTTTATGTCCTAAAAGTTCTTCATTTCTGTTTTGAGGTCCGCTGCCTGTAATTAAAATTACGACCGGAAAATTACCTTCTTTTTTGGGTAGTGATAATGTTCCTGCCAGTGAGATATTTGCCTTTGGATTGCTAAAGGTAATGTCTTCAGTATAATAAGGATAGGGTGTTACGGGTTCTTGAGGTCTTTTAATGGTTTCCTTTTCAATTGGTTTTCTTGACAAGTTCAT encodes the following:
- a CDS encoding alpha/beta hydrolase family protein, with amino-acid sequence MKPILTLFLSLITIITASAQDITGQWNGVLKVQGTQLRLVFHITKSGNGFTSTMDSPDQGATGIPTTSTSFENSKLKIEVTNARIEYSGEFKEGEIIGTFKQSGYEFPMNLSRKPIEKETIKRPQEPVTPYPYYTEDITFSNPKANISLAGTLSLPKKEGNFPVVILITGSGPQNRNEELLGHKPFLVISDYLTKNGIAVLRYDDRGIGQSKGDFKTATSADFATDVESAIAYLKTRKEINKKKIGLMGHSEGGLIAPMIASKSKDVDFIVLLAGTGIQGDKLLLLQQELIGKAAGASETDIQKTYQNNKKIFEMVIKSTDDEKLKSDVKQIIKEMLKNDPTAEIPSGMSEDEFISVQVEQITSPWMLYFLRFDPSTTLEIVKCPVLAVNGEKDLQVPAKVNLSAIENSLKKGGNKKVTVKEFPNLNHLFQECKTGSPSEYAEIEQTFSPVALEEITKWILNQTK